From a region of the Chitinophaga caseinilytica genome:
- a CDS encoding TonB-dependent receptor, producing the protein MRSVIITVLLTAGASGAFAQQGVIKGTVRNEQGQPVPFVNISIPQLKKGTVANANGAFILSAPQGGHTIRISGVGQKSLEQVAQFSKDTTITDVTLQASGDLNEVVVSASRRKETLDEVPSSITIVGPKELETQKGISNNIMDILAATVPGLGFSGNQTGNTGQTLRGRNLLVMVDGIPQSTPLRAGGRDMRTIDPSAIERVEVIKGATSIYGNGSDGGLINYITKKGEPGKPLSGKTTVGVTTQLKDAQHTGGLQLGQLLSGAVGKFDFVVSGHYEQTGVYKDAKGGIISPEYGLGETQLWNGFAKIGYTINPKNRVEVMYNFFGSQQKSDYILKTGRYLDTPSIGVPGVRPGSPEGTPYNHNASVHWSSQGIVGGTDLDVNLYMQRFRTIYSFVDSWKGGGQSQINSKKSGLRINLSSPVHAGKNVDIQAVYGLDFMNDITNQDLVDGRVWVPEMDMRNYAPYAQLKTTFFRHWVLKAGARFENINIDVPDFTTIISKNNNTGEYNVGGVAVKGGTLNYNALVYNAGLRYNEWTFFKPFVSYSQSFSIADLGRTLRSAKENTVSLVKTKAVIAHNYEVGASSTLGPVSLEASYYISKSALGSAYTEIDGRFEIERNPEKVYGFEFAADARILKNLSAGGSYSFVEGKIDKDGNGNYKDEKDAWIGGDRISPKK; encoded by the coding sequence ATGAGATCTGTAATCATCACTGTTTTGCTGACGGCCGGCGCTTCGGGCGCCTTTGCGCAGCAAGGTGTCATCAAAGGCACGGTCCGCAACGAGCAGGGCCAGCCCGTTCCATTCGTCAACATCAGCATCCCGCAACTTAAAAAAGGCACCGTAGCCAATGCCAACGGGGCTTTCATACTTTCTGCGCCCCAGGGCGGACATACCATCCGCATTTCCGGCGTAGGCCAGAAAAGCCTGGAACAGGTAGCACAATTTTCGAAAGATACGACCATCACCGATGTTACGCTGCAAGCCAGCGGCGATCTGAATGAAGTGGTAGTGTCTGCCAGCCGCAGAAAAGAAACGCTCGACGAAGTGCCTTCCTCCATCACCATCGTGGGCCCGAAAGAACTGGAGACCCAGAAAGGCATCAGCAACAATATCATGGACATCCTCGCCGCCACCGTTCCCGGCCTCGGGTTCAGCGGCAACCAGACCGGCAATACCGGACAAACGCTGCGTGGCCGTAACCTCCTCGTGATGGTGGACGGCATCCCGCAATCCACGCCCCTGCGCGCCGGCGGCCGCGACATGCGTACCATCGACCCCTCGGCCATCGAGCGGGTGGAAGTCATCAAAGGCGCAACATCGATTTACGGTAACGGATCAGACGGCGGGCTGATCAACTACATCACCAAAAAAGGCGAGCCCGGCAAGCCCCTCAGCGGCAAAACCACCGTGGGCGTTACAACCCAGCTGAAAGACGCGCAACATACCGGCGGCCTTCAGCTCGGCCAGCTCCTTTCCGGCGCCGTGGGCAAATTCGATTTCGTCGTTTCCGGACATTACGAACAGACCGGCGTGTACAAAGACGCGAAAGGCGGCATCATCTCACCGGAATATGGACTGGGCGAAACCCAGCTCTGGAACGGCTTTGCGAAGATCGGGTACACCATAAACCCCAAAAACCGCGTGGAAGTGATGTACAACTTTTTCGGCAGCCAGCAGAAAAGCGATTACATCCTCAAAACCGGGCGTTACCTCGACACACCGTCTATCGGCGTTCCCGGCGTACGCCCCGGATCGCCCGAAGGCACGCCCTACAACCACAACGCCAGCGTTCATTGGAGCAGCCAGGGCATCGTGGGCGGAACGGACCTCGACGTAAACCTTTACATGCAGCGCTTCCGGACGATCTACAGCTTCGTGGATTCCTGGAAAGGCGGCGGGCAATCGCAGATCAACAGTAAGAAAAGCGGCCTGCGCATCAACCTCAGCAGCCCTGTTCATGCAGGAAAGAACGTAGACATCCAGGCGGTGTACGGGCTGGATTTCATGAACGATATCACGAACCAGGACCTGGTAGACGGCCGCGTTTGGGTACCTGAAATGGACATGCGCAACTACGCGCCCTACGCACAACTGAAAACCACCTTCTTCCGCCACTGGGTACTGAAAGCCGGCGCGCGTTTCGAGAACATCAACATCGACGTTCCCGATTTCACGACCATCATCAGCAAGAATAACAACACCGGCGAATACAATGTGGGCGGCGTGGCCGTGAAAGGCGGGACGCTCAACTACAACGCCCTGGTATACAATGCAGGGCTGCGTTACAACGAATGGACGTTCTTCAAGCCCTTCGTGAGCTATTCCCAAAGCTTTTCCATCGCCGACCTGGGCCGTACGCTGCGCTCCGCGAAGGAAAACACGGTGTCTTTGGTGAAAACCAAAGCCGTGATCGCGCATAACTACGAAGTGGGCGCCAGCAGCACCCTCGGCCCCGTGAGCCTCGAAGCCAGCTACTACATCAGTAAGTCGGCTCTCGGTTCCGCCTACACGGAGATCGACGGCCGGTTCGAGATCGAGCGCAATCCCGAAAAAGTATACGGTTTCGAATTCGCGGCAGACGCCCGCATCCTGAAAAACCTCTCCGCCGGCGGCTCCTACTCCTTCGTGGAAGGCAAGATCGACAAAGACGGCAACGGTAATTACAAAGATGAAAAAGACGCCTGGATCGGCGGCGACCGCATCTCCCCCAAAAAGTGA
- a CDS encoding pyridoxal phosphate-dependent aminotransferase family protein, translating to MDIFEKLLKHMGPIGEHSERAHGYFAFPKLEGEIGPRMQFRGNEKIVWSLNNYLGLANHPEVRATDAKAAADYGLATPMGARMMSGNTNYHEQLEKELSDYMGKEDTTLLNYGYQGIMSAIDAICNRRDVIVYDAECHASIIDGLRLHQGHRYVFKHNDIEDLEKQLRRATEYIKTSGGGILVVTEGVFGMAGDQGKLKEIAALKDNFEFRLLVDDAHGFGTMGKTGAGTGEEQGVQDKIDLLFNTFAKSGASIGAFMSGDKAIINYLRYNMRSQIFAKSIPLPLVIGHLKRVQLMRAHPEMKAKLWSNVNKLQKGLRDRGFNIGSTNSPVTPIYLEGDIPEATAMCLDLRENYNIFCSIVVYPVIPKGQIIYRLIPTAAHNDEDIELTLKAFTETKAKLDAKAYAVAEIPVV from the coding sequence ATGGACATATTCGAGAAACTGCTGAAGCATATGGGTCCGATCGGGGAGCACTCCGAGCGCGCCCATGGATACTTTGCTTTCCCTAAGCTGGAAGGCGAGATCGGCCCCCGCATGCAATTCCGGGGCAATGAAAAGATCGTATGGAGCCTTAACAACTACCTGGGCCTGGCCAACCACCCCGAGGTAAGGGCTACGGATGCCAAAGCGGCGGCGGATTACGGTCTCGCCACGCCTATGGGCGCCCGTATGATGAGCGGTAACACCAATTACCACGAGCAGCTCGAAAAAGAACTGAGCGATTACATGGGCAAGGAAGACACTACGCTCCTCAACTACGGCTACCAGGGCATCATGAGCGCCATCGACGCCATCTGCAACCGCAGGGACGTGATCGTGTACGACGCGGAATGCCATGCTTCCATCATCGACGGCCTGCGCCTCCACCAGGGCCACCGCTACGTGTTCAAGCATAACGATATCGAAGACCTGGAGAAACAACTCCGCCGTGCCACCGAATATATCAAAACCAGCGGCGGCGGCATCCTCGTTGTAACCGAAGGCGTATTCGGCATGGCGGGCGACCAGGGCAAACTGAAAGAAATCGCAGCACTGAAAGATAATTTCGAATTCCGCCTGTTGGTAGACGACGCCCACGGCTTCGGCACCATGGGCAAAACCGGCGCGGGCACCGGCGAAGAGCAGGGCGTTCAGGACAAGATCGACCTGCTGTTCAACACCTTCGCGAAAAGTGGCGCATCCATCGGGGCGTTCATGAGCGGCGACAAAGCCATCATCAACTACCTGCGCTACAACATGCGCTCGCAGATCTTCGCCAAATCCATCCCCCTGCCGCTCGTGATCGGGCATCTGAAACGCGTGCAGCTCATGCGTGCGCACCCCGAAATGAAAGCCAAGCTCTGGAGCAACGTGAACAAGCTGCAGAAAGGCCTGCGCGACAGGGGTTTCAACATCGGCAGCACCAACTCCCCCGTTACGCCGATCTACCTCGAGGGCGATATCCCCGAAGCAACGGCTATGTGCCTGGACCTTCGCGAGAATTACAACATCTTCTGCTCCATCGTGGTGTATCCCGTTATCCCGAAAGGGCAGATCATCTACCGCCTCATCCCCACCGCGGCGCATAACGATGAAGACATCGAGCTGACGCTCAAAGCCTTCACCGAAACCAAAGCCAAGCTGGACGCGAAAGCTTACGCCGTAGCGGAAATCCCGGTAGTATAA
- the pafA gene encoding alkaline phosphatase PafA, whose product MSRIKMLAVFLLMAAPVAFGQKATSPTKGFPPNYGKKAENHVARPKLVVGMVVDQMRWDFLYRYYDRYTNDGFKRLISEGFSCENTLIPYTPTITACGHTCAYTGSVPAIHGIIGNNWYDRNTGRSMYCTEDSDATSVGGSDAAGRMSPKNMLTTTITDELRIATNFRSKTVGVAIKDRGAILPAGHTANAAYWFDGVTGNMITSNFYMNELPAWANAFNRRQLPREYISKPWTTLYPVDTYVQSTADEKPYEGKFKGQDNTSFPHELAGTAGNAFGILASSPLGNTYTLEFAKAALEGHELGKGPLTDFLAVSLSSTDYIGHQHGPNSVETEDAYLRLDKDLGAFFKYLDQKVGKGQWLFFITADHGVAHVPGFMQENRMHAGLWDDGAMVKAMNAAIEQEFGFKKAIISSYNYQFWLDNEGLIKAGKLADVKAFILREGLKYPGVSNIVDHHALGSTALPDPQHGMLTNGYNVLRSGDIMVMLQPGWFDGGKTGTTHGQWNPYDAHIPLVWMGWGVKPGKTNRTTHMTDIAPTVAAMLRIQMPSGNVGHPITEVSH is encoded by the coding sequence ATGAGCCGTATTAAAATGTTAGCCGTATTCCTGTTAATGGCGGCCCCGGTTGCTTTTGGACAAAAAGCCACCTCGCCGACCAAGGGCTTTCCGCCCAATTACGGGAAAAAAGCAGAAAATCATGTGGCCCGACCCAAATTAGTGGTGGGCATGGTAGTGGATCAAATGAGATGGGATTTCCTCTACCGTTATTATGACCGCTATACCAATGACGGTTTTAAACGCCTCATCAGCGAAGGCTTTTCCTGCGAAAACACGCTGATCCCTTATACTCCGACCATCACCGCCTGCGGCCACACCTGCGCCTACACCGGCTCCGTTCCCGCCATCCATGGCATCATCGGCAATAACTGGTACGATCGCAACACCGGCCGGTCTATGTACTGCACAGAAGACTCCGACGCCACCTCCGTTGGCGGCAGCGACGCCGCCGGCCGCATGAGCCCCAAAAACATGCTGACCACCACCATCACCGACGAACTGCGCATCGCTACCAACTTCCGCAGCAAAACCGTTGGCGTGGCCATCAAAGACCGCGGCGCCATCCTCCCCGCAGGCCACACCGCCAACGCGGCGTACTGGTTCGACGGGGTGACCGGCAACATGATCACTTCCAATTTCTACATGAACGAACTGCCGGCCTGGGCCAACGCCTTCAACCGCCGCCAGCTTCCCCGTGAATATATCTCCAAACCCTGGACCACACTGTATCCTGTAGATACCTACGTGCAGTCTACCGCCGATGAAAAGCCCTACGAAGGCAAGTTCAAAGGCCAGGATAACACCAGCTTCCCGCACGAACTGGCCGGCACCGCAGGCAACGCTTTCGGTATCCTCGCCTCTTCTCCCTTGGGGAACACCTACACCCTCGAGTTCGCCAAAGCCGCGCTCGAAGGCCATGAGCTTGGAAAAGGCCCCCTCACCGACTTCCTCGCCGTAAGCCTTTCGTCTACCGACTACATCGGCCACCAGCACGGCCCCAACTCGGTAGAAACGGAAGATGCCTACCTCCGCCTCGATAAAGACCTCGGCGCTTTCTTCAAGTACCTCGACCAGAAAGTCGGCAAAGGCCAGTGGCTGTTCTTCATCACGGCAGATCACGGTGTGGCGCACGTTCCCGGCTTCATGCAGGAGAACAGGATGCACGCCGGCCTGTGGGACGATGGTGCCATGGTAAAAGCGATGAATGCCGCGATCGAACAGGAATTCGGGTTCAAAAAAGCCATCATTTCCTCCTATAACTACCAGTTCTGGCTGGATAACGAAGGCCTCATCAAAGCCGGGAAACTGGCGGATGTAAAGGCGTTCATCCTCCGCGAAGGACTGAAATACCCCGGTGTGTCCAACATCGTGGACCATCACGCACTGGGCTCCACCGCGCTGCCCGATCCGCAACACGGGATGCTGACCAACGGTTACAACGTGCTGCGCTCCGGCGATATCATGGTGATGCTGCAACCGGGTTGGTTCGACGGCGGCAAGACCGGCACCACCCACGGCCAGTGGAACCCTTACGACGCGCACATTCCCCTCGTATGGATGGGCTGGGGCGTGAAACCGGGCAAAACCAACCGTACCACGCATATGACCGACATCGCGCCTACCGTGGCTGCCATGCTCCGGATCCAGATGCCGAGCGGTAACGTCGGGCACCCGATCACAGAGGTTTCCCACTAA